In the genome of Pempheris klunzingeri isolate RE-2024b chromosome 11, fPemKlu1.hap1, whole genome shotgun sequence, one region contains:
- the dcp1a gene encoding mRNA-decapping enzyme 1A, whose amino-acid sequence MENANAGHMMSLAALQRQDPYINKLLDVTGQVALYNFNSRVNEWEKTEIEGTLFVYARSASPRHGFTIMNRLSTENLVEPINKDLEFQLQDPFLLYRNGNLGIYSIWFYDKKDCQRIAQLMVKIVKQEADHVHRESPDRAEPRRTNGVAEPRPIDILELLSKAKEEYQRAQAGETDVSPESNMKAAVSPSTPQPEKSSHTMVKQITVEELFGSSLPKDPSLPTMPAQRTTTASGDPSTAYLQNQSYPTPPHQNPLLPPHLAAPDPGSNLRHQTPGLLPAPYALHPSPVFQSVGPRSDPQPRCSVSPLMMPPAGSEPRAPPAGPAASSAAPTTYLGQEILSTLKATVPSVNSDIHKPILAPNFLPSTLFPPHSFQDPMGKPLLQHSKEMDVFSQPPNLIKPMSAVPMSPALAVPGSAVSVLLSPSAFQQSINMTTAAASVVPPALSEATSTSVGAVEPPQVTCSKTQLQETLIHLIKNDSDFLSAIHDAYLQSLSKDFSNMKP is encoded by the exons ATGGAGAACGCGAATGCAGGACATATGATGAGCTTAGCAGCTCTACAGAGACAGGACCCATACATAAACAAACTGCTCGATGTTACCGGCCAGGTGGCTCTTTACAACTTCAACTCCAGAGTGAACGAATGG GAGAAGACCGAAATCGAGGGCACCCTGTTTGTTTATGCGAG GTCTGCCTCGCCTCGCCATGGCTTCACCATTATGAACCGTCTGAGCACGGAGAATTTGGTGGAGCCGATCAACAAAGACCTGGAGTTCCAGCTGCAGGATCCTTTTCTGCTTTACAGGAACGGCAACT tGGGTATCTACAGTATTTGGTTCTATGACAAGAAGGACTGTCAACGCATTGCTCAGCTGATGGTCAA GATTGTGAAACAAGAAGCAGACCACGTCCACAGGGAGTCGCCAGACAGGGCAGAGCCACGGAGGACTAATGGTGTGGCAGAACCACGCCCCATTGACATCCTGGAACTGCTCAGCAAAGCCAAGGAGGAATACCAGAGA GCTCAGGCAGGTGAAACAGATGTGTCTCCAGAGTCCAACATGAAAGCAGCTGTCAGCCCCAGCACACCACAACCTGAGAAG AGCTCTCATACAATGGTGAAGCAGATCACAGTTGAGGAACTTTTTGGCTCGTCTCTCCCTAAGGACCCCTCTCTACCCACCATGCCTGCACAGCGTACCACCACTGCTTCCGGTGACCCGTCCACTGCTTATCTCCAGAACCAGTCTTATCCCACTCCACCCCACCAAAACCCACTTCTCCCTCCCCATCTTGCAGCCCCAGACCCTGGGTCAAACCTGCGACACCAAACCCCTGGCCTGCTCCCAGCTCCGTACGCGCTACACCCTAGCCCTGTATTCCAGTCAGTAGGCCCCAGGTCAGACCCCCAACCTCGGTGCTCAGTCTCCCCTCTCATGATGCCTCCAGCTGGCTCAGAGCCTCGGGCTCCTCCCGCTGGACCTGCAGCATCGTCAGCAGCTCCTACAACCTATTTGGGACAGGAGATACTCAGCACACTCAAAGCAACAGTGCCATCTGTAAATTCGGACATCCACAAACCAATCCTTGCACCCAACTTCCTGCCAAGCACGCTGTTCCCACCCCATAGCTTCCAAGACCCCATGGGGAAACCTCTTCTCCAGCACAGCAAGGAGATGGATGTTTTCTCTCAGCCTCCAAACTTGATCAAACCGATGTCT GCTGTACCCATGAGTCCAGCTCTTGCTGTTCCAGGGTCGGCGgtttctgttctcctctcccCCAGCGCCTTCCAGCAGTCCATCAAtatgacaacagcagcagcatcagtggtCCCTCCTGCCCTCTCCGAggccacctccacctctgtaGGAGCTGTGGAGCCTCCACAAGTGAcctgcagcaaaacacaacTACAGGAGACTCTGATACACCTCATTAAG AACGACTCGGACTTCCTCAGCGCCATTCATGATGCTTACCTGCAGAGTTTGTCCAAGGACTTTAGCAACATGAAGCCATAG
- the LOC139209761 gene encoding transketolase-like — MEDYHKPDQQTVQALRNIATRLRINSIKATTAAGSGHPTSCCSVAEIMSVLFFHTMKYRPEEPRNPNNDRFILSKGHAAPVLYAAWAETGYLKENELLNLRKVDSILEGHPVPKQQFVDVATGSLGQGLGAACGMAYTGKYFDKASYRVFCLLGDGELSEGSVWEAMAFASYYQLDNLVAILDINRLGQSDPAPLQHHVEKYQRRCEAFGWHAIIVDGHSVEELCKVLSQPRHQPLAIIAKTIKGKGVPAAEDKMGWHGKPLPKDMADGVIKDLQSRIISCSKRLYPAPPNEDTSPVSLRNIRMPSAPSYKPGDKMATRKAYGMALAKLGRYNDQVVALDGDTKNSTFSELFKNEHPNRYVECYIAEQNMVSVAIGCAVRDRNVVFASTFATFFTRAYDQLRMAAISDSNINLCGSHCGVSIGEDGPSQMGLEDLAMFRAIPTATVFYPSDGVSTEKAVELAANTKGLCFIRTSRPENNIIYNCNEDFHVGQAKVVYKTNDDHVTVIGAGVTLHEALAAAEQLKKERINIRVIDPFTIKPLDSKTIIDNARATRGRIITVEDHYYEGGLGEAVCSAVVNETGFTVHRLAVSQVPRSGKPQELLRVFGIDRDAITQAVRKVLSNSANAK, encoded by the exons ATGGAGGACTACCATAAACCGGACCAGCAGACGGTGCAGGCGCTCAGGAACATCGCCACCCGGCTCCGGATCAACTCCATCAAGGCGACAACTGCAGCGGGCAGCGG TCATCCCACATCATGTTGCAGCGTGGCAGAGATCATGTCTGTGCTGTTCTTTCATACCATGAAGTACCGACCTGAAGAACCCCGTAACCCCAACAACGACCGCTTCATCCTCTCTAAG GGTCATGCTGCCCCTGTGCTGTACGCCGCGTGGGCGGAGACCGGCTACCTGAAGGAGAACGAGCTCCTCAACCTCCGCAAGGTGGACTCCATCCTGGAGGGACACCCAGTGCCG AAGCAGCAGTTTGTGGATGTGGCCACTGGATCTCTGGGTCAGGGGCTGGGAGCTGCCTGTGGAATGGCCTACACTGGAAAATACTTTGACAAGGCCAG cTATCGGGTGTTCTGCCTGCTGGGTGATGGAGAGCTGTCCGAGGGCTCAGTGTGGGAGGCCATGGCTTTTGCCTCATACTACCAGCTGGATAACCTGGTGGCCATCTTGGACATCAACCGTCTGGGTCAGAGCGACCCGGCTCCACTGCAGCACCACGTGGAGAAGTACCAGCGACGCTGTGAGGCATTTGG CTGGCATGCCATCATCGTGGACGGCCACAGTGTGGAGGAGCTGTGTAAGGTGCTGAGTCAGCCCCGCCACCAGCCACTTGCCATCATCGCCAAGACTATCAAGGGCAAGGGTGTCCCAG CGGCTGAGGATAAGATGGGCTGGCATGGTAAACCCCTGCCCAAAGACATGGCTGACGGCGTGATCAAGGATCTGCAGAGCCGCATCATCAGCTGTAGCAAGCGCCTGTATCCTGCTCCGCCCAATGAGGACACGTCACCTGTCAGCCTCCGCAACATCCGCATGCCGAGCGCACCCAGCTACAAACCTGGAGACAAG ATGGCTACGAGGAAGGCGTACGGCATGGCTCTGGCCAAGCTGGGCCGTTACAATGACCAGGTGGTGGCTCTGGACGGAGACACCAAGAACTCCACCTTCTCCGAGCTCTTTAAGAACGAACACCCCAACCGCTACGTGGAGTGCTACATCGCAGAGCAGAACATG GTGAGCGTGGCGATTGGCTGCGCTGTGCGGGACCGTAACGTGGTGTTCGCCAGCACCTTCGCCACGTTCTTCACCCGGGCCTATGACCAGCTCCGCATGGCCGCCATCTCTGACAGCAACATCAACCTCTGCGGCTCCCACTGTGGTGTCTCCATAG GTGAGGACGGACCCTCTCAGATGGGTCTGGAGGATCTGGCCATGTTTAGAGCCATTCCCACGGCAACCGTCTTCTACCCCAGCGACGGTGTCTCCACTGAGAAAGCTGTGGAGCTGGCCGCCAACACAAAG GGATTATGTTTCATCCGAACAAGCCGCCCAGAGAACAATATCATCTACAACTGCAATGAGGACTTCCATGTTGGTCAGGCTAAG GTTGTGTACAAAACCAATGACGACCATGTGACTGTGATTGGAGCAGGAGTGACCCTCCACGAGGCTCTCGCTGCTGCTGAGCAGCTGAAGAAAG AAAGAATTAACATCCGTGTGATTGACCCATTCACCATCAAACCCCTGGACTCCAAGACCATCATCGACAACGCCAGGGCCACCAGAGGACGCATCATCACAGTGGAGGACCACTACTATGAAG GTGGTCTCGGTGAGGCGGTGTGCTCGGCGGTCGTGAACGAGACCGGCTTCACCGTCCACCGCCTGGCAGTTTCCCAGGTGCCCCGCAGCGGCAAGCCCCAAGAGCTGCTCCGGGTCTTTGGCATCGACCGCGACGCCATCACTCAGGCGGTCCGTAAGGTGCTCAGCAACTCCGCCAACGCCAAGTAA